Proteins found in one Mucilaginibacter gracilis genomic segment:
- a CDS encoding sigma-70 family RNA polymerase sigma factor — MSANQQNESALLQAWQNGDERAFDRIFQLHFYKLLRFATGYTKNAELAKEMVMDVMLKTWQKKETLNFGADGILPFLFHLLQCALIDQYRKKRIELLAFDDDTARDPVSADRADDRLHYRELTNLYREGLQQLSPQRRLVLEMRHEQGMSRQEIADCLNISNRTVNRHLTDAFIIVRQFLREKGDIALLLAITLLAGY; from the coding sequence ATGAGTGCAAACCAGCAAAATGAATCAGCCTTACTGCAGGCCTGGCAAAACGGTGACGAGCGCGCGTTTGACCGGATTTTCCAGTTACACTTTTATAAATTGCTGCGGTTTGCCACCGGTTATACCAAAAACGCGGAACTGGCCAAAGAAATGGTCATGGACGTGATGCTCAAAACCTGGCAAAAAAAAGAGACGCTGAACTTTGGTGCCGACGGTATCCTTCCTTTTCTTTTCCACCTATTGCAATGTGCCCTGATCGATCAGTACCGCAAAAAAAGGATCGAACTGCTGGCGTTTGACGATGATACCGCCCGTGATCCGGTATCGGCGGACCGGGCAGATGACCGCCTGCATTACCGCGAACTGACAAACCTGTACCGTGAAGGCCTGCAACAACTCTCCCCGCAAAGGCGGCTGGTATTGGAAATGCGGCACGAACAGGGCATGAGCCGCCAGGAGATCGCTGACTGCCTGAACATCTCCAACCGTACCGTTAACCGCCACCTGACCGATGCCTTTATCATTGTCCGGCAGTTCCTGCGGGAAAAGGGGGATATCGCCTTACTGCTTGCTATTACTTTGCTGGCCGGTTATTAG
- a CDS encoding oxidoreductase: protein MKKVALITGASSGMGKATANILYSQGYTVYGAARRTDEMNDLKAKGMGIVSLDLTNDSSIMEAVNTILEKEGRIDILVNNAGYGSYGAVEDVPLDEARRQFEVNLFGMARLTQLVLPTMRAQKSGRIVNISSMGGKIYTPMGAWYHATKHAVEGWSDCLRLELKEFGIDVVVVEPGIIKTPWGAIATENLRKTSGSGAYASLANKIAANFEQMNASKQPTEAEVLGQTIAKAATDKKPKTRYVKGYMAALTIAIRKWFGDKVFDKVIMSQVK, encoded by the coding sequence ATGAAAAAAGTAGCATTAATTACAGGAGCAAGTTCGGGAATGGGAAAAGCAACAGCTAACATCCTTTATAGCCAGGGCTATACAGTTTACGGCGCGGCCAGACGTACCGACGAAATGAACGACCTCAAAGCCAAAGGAATGGGTATTGTTTCACTGGACTTAACCAACGACAGTTCCATTATGGAGGCCGTAAACACCATCCTTGAAAAAGAAGGCCGGATTGATATTTTGGTGAACAATGCCGGGTATGGTTCTTACGGCGCGGTTGAAGATGTACCCCTTGACGAGGCCAGGAGACAGTTTGAAGTAAATCTTTTTGGCATGGCCAGATTAACGCAACTGGTATTACCAACTATGCGTGCGCAGAAGTCGGGAAGGATCGTGAATATATCATCAATGGGTGGTAAAATTTATACACCGATGGGCGCCTGGTACCACGCCACCAAACATGCCGTGGAAGGCTGGAGCGATTGTTTGCGCTTAGAGTTAAAAGAATTTGGCATTGACGTAGTCGTTGTAGAACCGGGTATCATCAAAACTCCCTGGGGTGCAATCGCTACAGAAAATTTAAGGAAAACTTCGGGTAGCGGTGCTTATGCCAGTTTAGCCAATAAAATTGCAGCCAATTTTGAGCAAATGAACGCCAGCAAGCAACCAACTGAAGCCGAAGTATTAGGGCAAACAATTGCGAAGGCGGCTACCGACAAAAAGCCAAAAACCAGGTATGTAAAAGGTTATATGGCTGCGTTAACCATAGCGATAAGAAAATGGTTTGGTGATAAGGTATTCGATAAAGTAATTATGAGCCAGGTTAAGTAA
- a CDS encoding SRPBCC domain-containing protein: MKQYHTSITINGMPNEVWRELTNFKSYPDWNPIVGKLTGEMKEGKKISTYIVPLKGTFYPVLLRYHENRELLWQGALGAKFLLAAKHYYRLKVVSDTQTELQHGEYFTGLFSYFLPKSFVKKMELAFEQHNILLKSNIENSQ, from the coding sequence ATGAAGCAATATCACACCTCCATAACCATCAACGGTATGCCAAACGAGGTTTGGCGGGAATTGACCAACTTTAAAAGCTACCCCGACTGGAACCCTATTGTAGGCAAATTAACAGGGGAAATGAAGGAAGGTAAAAAGATTTCTACTTATATTGTTCCTTTAAAAGGCACGTTCTATCCTGTTTTGCTGCGTTATCACGAGAACCGGGAACTGCTTTGGCAGGGCGCACTGGGTGCAAAGTTTTTGCTGGCCGCCAAACATTATTACCGGCTAAAAGTGGTTTCAGACACCCAGACCGAATTGCAGCACGGGGAATACTTTACGGGCCTTTTTTCGTACTTTTTGCCGAAAAGTTTTGTCAAAAAAATGGAACTGGCATTTGAACAACACAATATCCTTTTAAAAAGCAACATTGAAAACAGCCAATAA
- a CDS encoding FecR family protein — MDDQDRELLKRYIRDDCSPQELRRVKELLQRPQWQQELTDLLQADFETMADEGAPGAALEDWNREFRDKYLKTTPVRKLWRSSWLAYAAACLLILCTGAYFLQKGLGLAGKQQAVAMLVKSNPRGTRSVITLPDSSKVYLGPGSSIRFPEHFAANERAISLSGEAFFEITKDPRHPFLIRTGDIQTKVLGTSFKVTAFRDRAFSVEVATGKVRVDRHIKGSGSLHSLAVLTPGQGILWDKANEKTAAIGTDPATLRAWKNGEITFTSRSVREIAAELENWYNVSIYLDDSQITGRHFSFSVNGTRPVNGALDILCATAHLKYRATGKAAFVISTDNH, encoded by the coding sequence ATGGACGACCAGGACAGGGAATTATTAAAACGTTATATCAGGGATGACTGCAGCCCGCAGGAACTTCGTCGCGTAAAGGAATTATTGCAGCGGCCGCAATGGCAGCAGGAATTGACCGATCTGCTGCAGGCTGATTTTGAAACGATGGCCGACGAGGGCGCACCCGGTGCGGCTTTGGAAGACTGGAACCGCGAGTTCAGGGACAAGTACCTGAAGACAACCCCGGTAAGAAAATTGTGGCGCAGCTCCTGGCTGGCTTATGCCGCCGCCTGTCTTTTGATATTATGCACAGGAGCATATTTCCTGCAAAAAGGCCTCGGCCTTGCCGGTAAACAGCAAGCCGTTGCGATGCTTGTAAAAAGCAATCCGCGCGGCACACGTTCGGTCATTACGCTGCCCGATAGTTCCAAGGTCTACCTCGGGCCTGGCAGCAGTATCCGTTTCCCGGAACACTTCGCCGCTAACGAAAGAGCGATCAGCCTTTCGGGGGAAGCCTTTTTTGAGATCACCAAAGATCCCCGCCATCCCTTCCTGATCCGCACTGGCGATATCCAAACCAAAGTACTCGGCACCTCCTTCAAGGTCACCGCCTTCCGGGACCGGGCCTTCTCGGTCGAGGTAGCCACCGGAAAAGTCCGGGTGGATCGTCATATAAAAGGTAGCGGCAGCCTGCATTCACTGGCCGTACTGACACCGGGCCAGGGCATCCTATGGGATAAGGCGAATGAAAAGACAGCAGCCATCGGAACCGATCCGGCAACTTTGCGGGCCTGGAAAAACGGTGAGATCACCTTTACATCCAGATCCGTCCGGGAGATTGCCGCCGAACTGGAGAACTGGTATAATGTAAGCATCTACCTCGACGATAGTCAGATAACGGGAAGACATTTTTCATTCAGCGTAAACGGCACCCGGCCGGTCAACGGCGCGCTCGATATCTTATGCGCCACCGCGCACCTGAAATACCGTGCAACGGGCAAGGCCGCATTTGTGATCAGTACGGATAACCATTAA
- a CDS encoding TonB-dependent receptor translates to MKLTFALLTLQLTFTGVLLAGMVKGQNIDQIKINLSLNGSTVKESLVLLQQKSGVRISYSEETLQKESKRITLSNASMMAGDALRKILRNTHLQYRLYGTYIIIDEKPADLKPGKVLGKVIDEKGEPLPGATIKVIQTGQAIQSATDGTYQLSLVPGTYTLEVSFVSYQTKRITELIISEGKLTQLDVALQPANNALNEVVISSSYKKASVDGLYARQKNNAGITDGISAEQIARTPDKNIGETLKRISGLSTVDNKYVVVRGLSERYNGAMLNGQLMPSTELNRKQFSFDIIPANMVENVVVSKTITPDLSAEFGGGLVGVETKTIPTENFLTITAGESYNNKTTGKYFTGLKIEKKEYFGAIPDHRKLLGRTDWQSSQDIVAAGAVSAKNIANNWALYRYSPPVSPNFQAAYGHIFPLKDDKRIGVIASAGYRNTWETQDVRMTRDGYEPTNNELTNFAGKRYDFNVNLSGLAGIGYTDAKNKLSYQALYFRTLDQLLILGTGENSKGPGGLYDLTTYTALWQNQLKGEHRLGSKGIKINWSGSYLVLDKQKPDNRAMNFGYFPQPDDPFSGNTDFTVGSAESNFSEGVLRWWNRAYEKNLSWDAALSVPFAFNAGKLKVSNTLKTGYAGWRKDRLFWVLNTTSSRFGNNQPISERFDPVINPQGEINSSKFNDGYKGKRPSHKQL, encoded by the coding sequence ATGAAATTGACCTTTGCCCTTTTAACGCTCCAGCTCACCTTTACGGGCGTTTTGCTGGCCGGCATGGTAAAGGGGCAGAACATAGATCAGATCAAAATCAACCTGAGCCTCAACGGCTCTACCGTAAAGGAAAGCCTCGTGCTGCTGCAACAAAAAAGCGGCGTACGTATTTCTTATTCGGAAGAAACCCTGCAAAAGGAGAGCAAGCGCATCACGCTCAGCAACGCAAGCATGATGGCGGGCGACGCCCTGCGCAAGATCCTGCGGAATACCCATCTGCAATACCGGCTGTACGGCACTTATATCATTATCGATGAAAAGCCGGCAGACCTGAAACCGGGCAAGGTGTTGGGGAAGGTGATCGACGAAAAAGGAGAACCCCTGCCCGGTGCGACCATCAAGGTCATTCAAACGGGACAAGCTATTCAATCTGCAACAGATGGTACCTACCAGTTGAGCCTCGTTCCGGGCACTTATACCCTGGAAGTCAGTTTTGTGTCTTACCAAACCAAACGGATCACAGAGCTGATTATTAGCGAAGGAAAGCTTACCCAGCTGGATGTCGCCCTCCAACCTGCGAACAACGCACTGAACGAAGTGGTGATCAGTTCCAGCTATAAAAAAGCATCGGTAGATGGCCTGTATGCCCGCCAGAAAAACAATGCCGGTATTACCGACGGGATCAGTGCCGAACAGATTGCCAGGACGCCCGATAAGAACATAGGCGAAACGCTGAAGCGCATCAGCGGCCTTTCTACCGTTGATAACAAATACGTCGTCGTACGCGGATTGAGTGAACGATACAACGGCGCCATGCTGAACGGGCAGCTCATGCCCAGCACCGAACTCAACCGCAAGCAATTCTCCTTCGATATCATACCCGCCAACATGGTCGAGAACGTCGTGGTCAGCAAAACCATCACCCCCGATCTCAGCGCAGAGTTCGGCGGGGGCCTGGTCGGCGTGGAAACCAAGACCATTCCTACCGAAAATTTCCTGACGATAACCGCTGGGGAAAGTTATAACAATAAGACTACCGGCAAATATTTCACCGGGCTGAAGATCGAAAAAAAGGAATATTTCGGCGCGATCCCGGATCACCGGAAACTGCTCGGGCGCACGGACTGGCAAAGCAGCCAGGACATCGTGGCCGCCGGTGCGGTTTCTGCTAAAAACATCGCGAATAACTGGGCCTTATACCGGTACAGTCCGCCCGTATCGCCTAATTTTCAAGCAGCCTACGGACATATATTCCCCTTAAAGGATGACAAACGGATCGGCGTTATCGCTTCGGCCGGCTACCGCAATACCTGGGAAACGCAGGATGTGCGCATGACCAGGGACGGCTATGAGCCTACCAATAATGAATTGACCAATTTTGCCGGTAAGCGTTATGATTTTAATGTAAACCTCAGCGGTCTGGCCGGAATCGGCTATACCGACGCTAAAAACAAGCTCAGCTACCAGGCGCTCTATTTCCGTACGCTTGACCAGTTGTTAATACTGGGCACCGGTGAAAACAGCAAAGGCCCGGGCGGTTTGTATGACCTCACCACCTATACGGCTTTATGGCAAAACCAGCTCAAAGGCGAACACCGCCTGGGCAGCAAAGGCATAAAGATCAACTGGAGCGGCAGTTACCTGGTTCTGGACAAGCAAAAACCGGATAACCGCGCGATGAACTTCGGCTACTTCCCTCAACCTGACGATCCTTTTTCGGGCAATACTGATTTTACCGTTGGCTCCGCGGAGAGTAATTTCAGCGAGGGCGTATTGCGCTGGTGGAACCGCGCTTATGAAAAAAATCTGAGCTGGGATGCTGCGCTTTCGGTGCCCTTTGCCTTCAACGCCGGTAAGTTAAAAGTAAGCAACACCTTAAAAACCGGGTACGCAGGCTGGCGTAAGGACAGGCTGTTCTGGGTATTAAATACGACCTCTTCCCGCTTTGGCAACAACCAGCCGATCAGCGAACGCTTTGACCCGGTCATTAACCCGCAGGGTGAAATCAATTCCAGCAAATTCAATGACGGTTATAAAGGCAAGAGGCCGTCTCATAAGCAATTATGA
- a CDS encoding IS1182 family transposase has translation MGAKVVFKPYDPDQLTFLPYKLEELVPEGHPVRIVKQVVDLIDVKPINRKYKGGGASSFHPRLMLKLLVYGYLTNTYSSRKLEDQAAQNVHFMWLLGMKKPDHNTINRFRSEKLSGILKQIFSQIVLLLAEQGIVSLKETVFTDGTKIESVANKYTFVWGKSIKNSKEKIKSQLDELWKYAQGLAAEELKDTTPISFEEINPEKVKETIAKIDAALNDKEEVSKQVKQKLNYARKNWPANLERYDQQEKQLGIRNSFSKTDPDATFMRMKEDHMLNGQLKPGYNLQISTQDQFILNYSLHQTSTDYQTLPSHIDQYEALYNTLPQAVVADAGYGSDENYGILQQKGIEAYIKYNTFDKEQKEGIKAFSNDSLHYNEGENYLTCPMGQRMAHIGDGQRITTSGHVQLISRYQAKNCNNCPMRGVCHSGQGNRIVEVNHSLRKHKQEAKERLNTEQGIKYRKRRPADVEPVFAQLKHNHGFRRFLLKGMSKTEVEIGLLSIAHNLRKWKA, from the coding sequence ATGGGAGCGAAAGTAGTTTTTAAGCCATATGACCCTGACCAGTTAACATTTTTACCGTATAAACTGGAGGAGTTAGTACCTGAGGGCCACCCGGTACGCATAGTCAAACAAGTAGTTGACTTGATAGACGTTAAACCGATCAACCGCAAGTATAAAGGCGGCGGGGCATCAAGCTTCCATCCGCGGCTGATGCTGAAACTGCTGGTGTATGGTTACCTGACCAATACCTATTCATCAAGAAAGCTGGAAGACCAGGCGGCACAGAACGTCCACTTTATGTGGCTGTTGGGGATGAAGAAGCCCGATCACAATACCATAAACCGTTTCCGGAGCGAAAAGCTGTCGGGTATCTTAAAGCAGATCTTCTCTCAGATTGTACTGCTGTTGGCAGAACAGGGTATCGTTTCGCTTAAAGAGACTGTGTTTACCGATGGCACCAAGATCGAATCGGTGGCGAACAAATACACCTTTGTATGGGGCAAAAGCATCAAGAACAGTAAAGAGAAGATCAAAAGCCAGCTGGATGAACTATGGAAGTACGCGCAAGGCCTTGCGGCAGAAGAACTAAAAGATACCACGCCAATATCTTTTGAAGAGATCAACCCTGAAAAAGTAAAAGAAACCATAGCTAAGATCGATGCCGCTTTGAACGACAAGGAAGAAGTAAGCAAGCAGGTCAAACAAAAGCTGAACTATGCCAGAAAGAACTGGCCTGCAAACCTGGAACGTTATGACCAGCAGGAAAAGCAGTTAGGTATCCGTAACAGCTTTTCAAAGACCGACCCGGATGCGACTTTTATGCGGATGAAGGAAGACCACATGCTGAACGGGCAGCTTAAACCTGGATATAACCTACAAATATCCACACAAGATCAGTTCATCCTTAACTACAGCCTGCATCAAACCTCTACCGATTATCAGACCCTGCCATCTCACATAGACCAATACGAAGCACTATACAACACACTTCCCCAAGCAGTTGTGGCCGATGCCGGCTACGGTTCAGACGAGAACTACGGCATCTTACAGCAAAAAGGCATCGAAGCCTATATCAAGTACAATACGTTCGACAAAGAACAAAAGGAAGGCATCAAAGCGTTCAGTAATGACAGCCTGCATTACAACGAAGGGGAAAACTACCTGACCTGCCCGATGGGCCAGCGGATGGCACATATCGGTGATGGTCAAAGAATAACCACATCGGGCCATGTACAGCTGATCAGCCGTTACCAGGCAAAGAATTGTAATAACTGCCCCATGCGTGGCGTATGCCATAGCGGGCAGGGCAACCGGATCGTTGAGGTGAACCATTCCCTGAGAAAACACAAGCAGGAAGCAAAGGAAAGATTAAATACAGAACAGGGCATCAAATACCGAAAGCGAAGGCCTGCCGATGTGGAACCGGTATTTGCCCAACTGAAGCATAATCATGGCTTCAGGCGCTTTCTGCTGAAAGGCATGTCCAAAACCGAGGTCGAAATAGGCCTGTTATCCATCGCTCATAACCTCAGAAAGTGGAAAGCCTGA
- a CDS encoding TonB-dependent receptor domain-containing protein → MFDNRIGEKLRLVWGLRAEYVNLNKVNQVLDTAFANINKGKPEKDQYDYSDLLNREPNLNLFPSANLTYSLTPKMNFRLAYAKSIVRPDLRELSYFREYDFELGGAYTAGLIRSTLIHNLDFRYEWYPNPGEIISISLFYKKLDYPMEIYKVGDNREYELRNNKSAKNRGIEVELRKSLAFTGLPVIKHLTLYGNFTALDARVTPMLLSYNQRNPDNPLKITPIENIGEEEKRPQTGASNFMYNAGAYYDDGPFSLSMSYNYVTNRMFRPNIQYAFSLFERPLESLDGQLAFRLLKKRAEVKLNVSNLLGSSSVVYINRYDDPEINNFKKAPNTQQLLYQKDKDVVDFETKPGRTFSLSFSYQF, encoded by the coding sequence ATGTTCGACAACCGCATCGGCGAAAAGCTCAGGCTCGTGTGGGGCCTGCGCGCAGAATATGTCAACCTTAACAAAGTTAACCAGGTGCTCGACACGGCCTTTGCCAATATCAATAAGGGCAAACCCGAAAAAGACCAGTACGACTATTCCGACCTGCTCAACCGGGAGCCGAATCTGAACCTTTTCCCCTCCGCGAACCTGACGTATAGCCTGACCCCGAAAATGAACTTCCGCCTCGCGTATGCCAAAAGTATCGTCCGTCCCGACCTGCGCGAGCTGTCTTACTTCAGGGAATATGATTTTGAGCTGGGCGGAGCCTACACAGCCGGACTGATCCGTTCAACCCTCATCCACAACCTGGATTTTCGTTATGAATGGTATCCGAATCCCGGCGAGATCATCTCCATTTCGCTGTTCTATAAGAAACTCGATTACCCGATGGAGATCTACAAGGTGGGTGATAATCGCGAGTACGAGCTCCGCAACAACAAATCGGCAAAAAACAGGGGGATCGAGGTCGAATTGCGTAAATCGCTGGCCTTCACCGGCCTGCCGGTCATCAAACACCTCACCCTGTATGGGAATTTCACCGCCCTGGACGCCAGGGTTACGCCCATGCTGCTGAGCTATAATCAGCGGAACCCGGACAATCCGCTCAAGATCACGCCTATTGAAAATATCGGCGAAGAAGAAAAACGTCCCCAAACAGGAGCGAGCAACTTTATGTACAATGCCGGGGCTTATTATGACGACGGCCCTTTTTCGCTGAGTATGTCCTACAACTATGTAACCAACCGGATGTTCAGGCCGAACATACAGTATGCGTTTTCATTATTTGAACGCCCCCTGGAATCCCTCGACGGCCAGTTGGCCTTCCGGCTGCTCAAAAAACGCGCTGAAGTAAAGTTGAACGTCAGCAACCTGTTGGGCAGTTCCTCTGTGGTTTATATTAACCGTTACGACGATCCGGAGATCAATAATTTTAAAAAAGCCCCGAACACGCAGCAATTACTTTACCAGAAGGACAAGGACGTCGTTGACTTTGAGACAAAACCCGGCCGCACCTTCAGTTTATCATTCAGTTATCAGTTTTAA
- a CDS encoding TonB-dependent receptor: MSRLTFLAVIAVLTTSGLLMARDVRSQDLKEIKVNVTKTSLLKNVFKELEQQSGISFYYAADIGDVANVRLKNRAASMQDVLQDISRIYRLKFTQSGSMIAVTRTPVPAKPGHISGKIVDDKGETLPGANVKVVETGAGTQAGADGSYILSLLPGTYTLEFSYVSFATHRVTGVIVTEGKNTPLDISLKTDSRGLKEVVITSGYKKASVEGLLVKQKNASEISNGISAEQLARTPDKNIGESLKRISGVSTVDNKFVLVRGIGERYNTAMMDGTVLPSTEAQSRNFSFDMIPSGLVDNVVVSKTVTPDMNASFGGGLIQVNTKDIPNENFMSFTAGASYNDQSTGKDFLSHQRGKYDYLGFDDGRRDFPTGLVQTNRNTSPNTQSELSEADFQKKVTDQSKKFTNDNFTVYQYKTAPSQNYQFSIGRLLKLDTSSNNKLGFTGAISYRNTQNINIIHNQNRGDWNPNAPDNQGAAYSFNTTLGALFNMGLQLGKNRFSFRNTYTHVYDNTLVRINGSTIDGSDFMRIKEADDPTYTDLLQNKLSGQHQLGKVKIDWDFARTSINRQEKDAIIASSRSFLVGDEYKYFYSTGTITEPSITQTSRQHSENKERHYSWNLSGTLPFTLAGIRSNIKTGYFGNQKKAEFAWQIAALVANNRLPDSLSYIPISQMISQGNLTYDKYSYGIQPFFVDNYEGKSQTHAGYIMLDNRILDKLRLVWGIRSEYYKYTEIKYGTNNKESVGVFSVKPDKLWQWLPSANLTYSPIQSLNIRGAVSSSVVRPELMDNNPFFRYSPYLDGLYGNKGLYSTRINSYDLKTEWFPGLGEIISVGGYYKRFDKPAELTYFYNGSDNYYLQSADWAKVYGLEFEARKSLGFIAAEGILKNVTVYGNLTLQKSTVQATYAVENPEAGKPNLQVPVAQKRAMYGQSPYLYNAGFQYTGKHFGLNAAYNKSGYKTYIVSDDPTLIDYEKPREQFDLQVSYRFLKNKIEIKLNAGNLTNNASVFYRNTASYEMGGDKSKGYRLKPGFSNNYENGDQIRFQQKFGRTYSTSLTYNF; encoded by the coding sequence ATGTCGAGACTAACTTTTCTCGCAGTGATCGCCGTATTGACTACTTCAGGCCTTTTGATGGCCAGGGATGTAAGATCTCAGGACCTTAAAGAAATAAAGGTAAACGTCACCAAAACCTCATTGCTAAAAAACGTCTTTAAAGAACTTGAGCAGCAATCAGGTATCAGCTTTTATTATGCAGCGGACATTGGCGACGTTGCGAACGTCAGGCTGAAAAACAGAGCCGCGAGCATGCAGGATGTGCTGCAGGATATTTCCCGGATATACCGTTTAAAATTTACCCAATCCGGCTCGATGATCGCCGTTACAAGAACCCCGGTTCCCGCCAAACCCGGCCACATTTCTGGCAAAATTGTTGACGACAAAGGAGAAACCCTGCCCGGGGCAAACGTTAAAGTTGTGGAAACCGGTGCGGGTACGCAGGCCGGTGCGGATGGCAGTTATATCTTAAGCCTGCTGCCCGGTACCTATACGCTGGAATTCAGCTACGTATCTTTCGCTACGCACCGGGTTACCGGTGTGATCGTAACAGAAGGTAAAAATACGCCGCTTGATATTTCTTTGAAAACAGATTCGAGGGGATTGAAAGAAGTGGTGATTACTTCCGGGTACAAAAAGGCCTCTGTGGAAGGCCTTCTGGTCAAGCAAAAAAATGCTTCCGAGATCAGCAATGGCATCAGTGCAGAGCAACTGGCCCGAACGCCCGACAAAAATATAGGTGAAAGCCTGAAAAGGATCAGTGGTGTAAGCACGGTAGACAATAAGTTTGTGCTGGTTAGGGGAATTGGCGAGCGTTACAATACCGCCATGATGGATGGAACCGTGTTGCCCAGTACCGAAGCCCAAAGCCGTAATTTCTCGTTTGATATGATTCCGTCAGGCCTGGTAGATAACGTGGTAGTAAGCAAAACGGTTACTCCGGATATGAACGCCAGCTTTGGCGGCGGCCTTATACAGGTTAATACAAAGGATATTCCCAACGAAAACTTTATGAGTTTTACCGCCGGTGCTTCTTATAATGACCAAAGCACCGGTAAGGACTTTCTGAGCCATCAACGCGGCAAGTATGACTACCTGGGTTTTGACGATGGTCGAAGGGATTTCCCTACGGGATTAGTACAGACCAACAGAAACACGAGCCCTAACACCCAAAGTGAGCTTTCGGAAGCGGATTTTCAAAAAAAGGTAACCGATCAAAGTAAAAAGTTTACGAACGATAATTTCACCGTCTATCAATATAAAACGGCACCCTCACAAAATTACCAGTTTTCTATTGGACGTTTGTTAAAGTTAGATACGAGCAGCAATAATAAGCTGGGTTTTACCGGCGCTATCAGTTACCGCAATACGCAAAATATCAATATTATCCATAACCAGAACAGGGGCGATTGGAACCCGAACGCGCCCGATAATCAGGGAGCAGCGTATAGTTTTAATACCACCCTGGGCGCTTTGTTTAACATGGGTTTGCAATTGGGGAAAAACCGGTTCAGTTTTCGTAATACCTATACGCATGTTTACGATAATACCCTGGTGAGAATTAATGGCTCAACAATCGACGGAAGTGACTTCATGCGGATCAAGGAAGCTGATGATCCAACCTATACTGATCTATTGCAAAACAAACTAAGCGGACAGCATCAGTTAGGAAAAGTAAAAATTGACTGGGATTTTGCCAGAACTTCTATAAACAGGCAGGAAAAGGATGCCATTATTGCCTCAAGCAGATCCTTTTTGGTGGGCGATGAATATAAATATTTTTACTCTACTGGTACTATTACTGAACCTTCGATAACACAAACTTCACGTCAGCATTCCGAGAATAAAGAGCGCCATTATTCATGGAACTTGTCGGGCACCTTGCCTTTTACCCTGGCGGGAATCCGTAGTAATATAAAAACCGGTTATTTTGGCAATCAAAAAAAGGCAGAATTTGCTTGGCAGATTGCGGCCCTCGTAGCCAATAACCGACTCCCCGATAGTTTAAGTTACATACCCATAAGCCAGATGATAAGCCAGGGTAACCTTACTTATGATAAGTACAGTTATGGTATCCAACCATTTTTTGTAGATAATTACGAGGGTAAAAGCCAAACGCACGCAGGGTATATCATGCTCGACAACAGGATCTTAGATAAACTGAGGTTAGTATGGGGAATCCGAAGTGAATATTACAAATATACCGAGATCAAATACGGAACAAATAACAAAGAATCTGTAGGCGTATTCAGCGTAAAGCCCGACAAGCTTTGGCAATGGCTCCCATCGGCAAATTTAACCTATAGCCCTATACAATCCCTCAATATCAGGGGAGCGGTTTCCAGCAGTGTGGTAAGGCCCGAATTGATGGACAATAACCCATTTTTCAGATATAGCCCTTACCTGGATGGTTTATATGGTAATAAAGGTTTGTACAGTACCCGCATTAATAGTTATGACCTGAAAACAGAGTGGTTCCCGGGGTTGGGCGAGATTATTTCTGTAGGGGGCTACTATAAGCGTTTTGATAAACCTGCAGAACTGACCTACTTTTACAATGGTAGCGATAATTATTACCTGCAAAGCGCCGATTGGGCAAAAGTATACGGTTTGGAATTTGAGGCGCGTAAAAGCCTCGGCTTTATCGCTGCTGAGGGCATCTTAAAAAACGTAACGGTTTATGGCAACCTTACCCTGCAAAAATCAACCGTTCAGGCAACCTACGCTGTAGAAAACCCGGAAGCTGGAAAACCCAACTTGCAGGTTCCTGTTGCGCAAAAGAGGGCCATGTACGGGCAGTCTCCCTATTTATACAATGCTGGTTTTCAATACACAGGCAAACATTTCGGTTTGAATGCAGCTTATAATAAATCTGGTTATAAAACCTATATCGTGAGCGATGATCCCACGCTTATTGATTATGAAAAGCCGCGGGAACAGTTTGATCTTCAGGTTAGTTACCGGTTTTTGAAAAACAAAATAGAAATTAAGCTCAACGCCGGTAACCTCACCAACAATGCCTCAGTTTTTTATAGGAATACAGCCAGCTATGAAATGGGTGGCGATAAAAGCAAAGGTTACCGCCTGAAACCCGGGTTCAGCAATAATTATGAAAATGGCGACCAAATTAGATTTCAACAGAAATTTGGCCGCACCTACAGTACATCGCTTACTTATAATTTTTAA